The segment TTTGGGGGACAAGGAAGATATCCGCCGCATTGGGCGCGTCCCCGCCCAGAAAGCGCCCCGCGCCCTGCGCCATGCGTTCCAGCGCGGCAAAACCCTCGGCAATCCAGTGCTGGATCCAGCCGATCCGCTTTTCCTGGTCGATCGCGAGATTGTCACGCAGCCAGTTGAGCACGCGCAGATTGCCGAGCGGATGGATATCGGCGCCGATCACCAGCGCCTGCGCCATCACCGCGGCACGCTCAGCAGGGTCCTTCGGGAAGAACGGGGGCTCGGGATGACGCGCGTCGAGATAGTCGATGATGGCGAGCGACTGGGTGAGCTTATGGCCATCGATCTCAAGCGTCGGCACAAAGCCCTGCGGATTGCGGGCAAGATTGTCGATGCTCTTCTGCTCGCCCTTCAAAAGCGAGATATCGTGCCGCTCAAAGGCCAATCCCTTGAGGTTGAGCGCAATGCGCACGCGGTAGCTGGCGGAGGAGCGGTAATAATCGTGCAGTCGGATCATGTGCCGTCTCCATGCCCGGTGAGTGCGAGCAGCGCGAAGCTCGCCAGCCAATGCTCGCCCATATAATCGCCCGCGACATGCGGCAGGCTCGCCGCAAGATGCGCCTCGGCGGTGCGTTCGCCAAGCGCGGCAAAGGAGGGATCGCCATCCGCCGCGATCGCGCGCCAGCACCAGGCGCGGCTGAGGTTGAACCCGTCGAGATGCGCGATCTTGCCATCGCTGCGATCGGAAACCATGGCGGGGGTGAACAGGCTTTGCGGCTGGCCTTCGTCAAGCCCCGGCAAAAAGCCTGCAAACCATTCGGCAAACGCGGCACCGTCCAGCACGCGCTTCATGCACAACGCCTCGATCATCGCAGAAGACAGGAATTCATCACCCCCCGGTTCCCAGCCGGGGCAGCCGCGATCGCCGCCATAATAGCTTTGCGCGCGTTCACGGATCAGCGCGGCCAGTGGTGCATCGTGCGCCTCTGCCCATTCCAGCGCGAGGACAAGCGCAAAGGCCGTGCTGTAATGCGTGCCGGTACGGATCGGATAGGTCTGGCGTGGCAGGAAATGGCGGAAGCGATCGGCAAAGGCGCGCGCCAGCGGCTCCAGCGCCTCGGCCCATTCGCCGTCCGCGTGACGCGCCGCTTCGCCGTGGAGCGCGAGCAGCCATGCCCAGCCATAGGGGCGCTCGAACCCGCCGGTATAGGCGCGGTCGAGATAGGCGAGCTCGCCCGCCACCTTGTACGGGACGAGCATCTCGTCGGCGAGTGCGCGGATCTGCGCGGCCTCGGCAATCTCGGGGAAAAGCCGGCGCAGCCGCAGCAGCATCCAGTACCCATGGACGCAACTATGCCAGTCAAAGCTGCCGTAAAATATCGGGTGCAGCGCCTTGGGGCCGAGCACATCCTCCGGCCCGTCCATGACATGATCCAGCTTGTGCGGATATTCGCGGCGCACATGGCCAAGCGCGATTGACGCGAAGCGGGAAGCGATTTCGGGGGTAAGGCTGTAGGTCATCAGAACGCCAGAAAATAGATGATGAGAAGATTGCACAGGAGCAACGGCAACGCCGTGC is part of the Sphingomonas sp. C3-2 genome and harbors:
- the maiA gene encoding maleylacetoacetate isomerase, with the protein product MIRLHDYYRSSASYRVRIALNLKGLAFERHDISLLKGEQKSIDNLARNPQGFVPTLEIDGHKLTQSLAIIDYLDARHPEPPFFPKDPAERAAVMAQALVIGADIHPLGNLRVLNWLRDNLAIDQEKRIGWIQHWIAEGFAALERMAQGAGRFLGGDAPNAADIFLVPQMYNARRFELRLDDFPNLARIDANCCALDAFNAAHPDHFAPAE
- a CDS encoding DUF2891 domain-containing protein, whose amino-acid sequence is MTYSLTPEIASRFASIALGHVRREYPHKLDHVMDGPEDVLGPKALHPIFYGSFDWHSCVHGYWMLLRLRRLFPEIAEAAQIRALADEMLVPYKVAGELAYLDRAYTGGFERPYGWAWLLALHGEAARHADGEWAEALEPLARAFADRFRHFLPRQTYPIRTGTHYSTAFALVLALEWAEAHDAPLAALIRERAQSYYGGDRGCPGWEPGGDEFLSSAMIEALCMKRVLDGAAFAEWFAGFLPGLDEGQPQSLFTPAMVSDRSDGKIAHLDGFNLSRAWCWRAIAADGDPSFAALGERTAEAHLAASLPHVAGDYMGEHWLASFALLALTGHGDGT